The following is a genomic window from Chitinophaga caseinilytica.
GTCTTGTGACGAAGCCCGACGGCGGGAGGATTTCATACCGCGATGGCTATCAGCTTTGGTGTAATTTCTGGGATTTGAGAAACAATACCATGGCGATAAATATCATCAGGAAAGCGAATGAGCATAAAGGAAAAACCATTGTTGTCCTGACGGGCGTGCAGCATAAATATTACCTCAGGGAATTGCTTGCGAGATACCAGGATGGCAACTATGAGCTGATTGAATATTTTAAGTGAACCTTCCCGTATTACTTACAATGCAACCCCAACTCGCGTAACTGCTTCAAATGCCATCCCTGTTCAAAAATCGGGAAGTGTCGGGAAGGTGCATTGCCTGTCGGCTTAACGGCGTTCAGCGGAAAATACGGGCACACGCCGTTGGTGGATGTTAATGCGCCCGGCGTTGAATCATTGCAACCATTTTGATGTATTCCGATGCTTTTTTTGCATGTGTTGCTGCGCTACATTAATTAATCCTGGCGGGCCCATATCAAAATAATATTATCGCGGAAACCATCACTTTTTTTACTTTAGTTTGCATCTCCGCTGATAATGTCAACCAATGTAGCCAGCTATGCCTGTAAGCCAGAATTATGATGAGAATGCGTTGCTGCAATTAATTGCAGACGGCGATGAGCGTGCATTTGGCGTGTTGTTCTCCCATTATTATCCCCGGTTGTTTCCGCTGGTCCACCGCTTTTCCCTCACCGATACCGACGTGCAGGAAGCTTTGCAGGAAACCTTCATCCAGGTGTGGCTGCACCGCGACCGCCTCCCGGAAATCGCGAACCTGCAGGGCTGGCTGCTCCGGATCGCATCGCGCCGCTGCCGGGAATTGCTCCGGAAGCACCTGTTACAGGAGCGCACCATTGCAAACGCCGCACTGGTAGCCGAAGAGGAGGTGGCGGATACACCGTCGCACCACATGCAGGGCGGGGAATTGCGGCGGCTCGTACAGGAAACGCTGGACGGCATGCCGGAGCAGCGCCGGAAAATTTACATCAT
Proteins encoded in this region:
- a CDS encoding RNA polymerase sigma factor encodes the protein MPVSQNYDENALLQLIADGDERAFGVLFSHYYPRLFPLVHRFSLTDTDVQEALQETFIQVWLHRDRLPEIANLQGWLLRIASRRCRELLRKHLLQERTIANAALVAEEEVADTPSHHMQGGELRRLVQETLDGMPEQRRKIYIMSRELGLKPAEIAQQLSLSVSTVKNTLVAALKQMRSRLEESGYIVCSVSVCCKIFLFTIVRSSSAMHFI